A single region of the Pseudomonas granadensis genome encodes:
- a CDS encoding FadR/GntR family transcriptional regulator produces MEKLMDTPRLPRKRRSLAQELVTVLSEQIRDGLLKRGDKLPTESAIMEAHGVSRTVVREAISRLQAAGQVETRHGIGTFVLDTPSPSGFRIDPATVVTLRDVLAILELRISLEVESAGLAAQRRTPEQLATMRAALDALNESASHASDAVSSDFAFHLEIALSTGNRYFTDIMTHLGTSIIPRTRLNSARLAHDDQQHYMGRLSREHEEIYDAIARQDSDAARAAMRLHLTNSRERLRQAHEEAQAQRG; encoded by the coding sequence ATGGAAAAGCTGATGGACACCCCGCGCCTACCGCGCAAGCGCCGCAGTCTGGCTCAGGAACTGGTGACGGTGCTGAGCGAGCAGATCCGCGATGGTCTGCTCAAACGTGGTGACAAGTTGCCCACCGAGTCGGCGATCATGGAAGCCCATGGCGTCAGCCGCACCGTGGTGCGTGAGGCGATTTCCCGTCTGCAGGCCGCAGGTCAGGTGGAAACCCGCCATGGCATCGGCACCTTCGTCCTCGACACGCCGAGCCCGAGTGGTTTCCGTATCGACCCGGCGACCGTCGTCACCCTGCGTGACGTTCTGGCTATCCTCGAATTGCGCATCAGCCTCGAAGTCGAATCCGCCGGCCTCGCCGCACAACGCCGCACGCCCGAACAACTGGCAACCATGCGCGCCGCCCTCGATGCGTTGAACGAAAGCGCGTCCCACGCCAGCGATGCCGTGTCGTCAGACTTTGCCTTCCACCTGGAAATCGCCCTGTCCACCGGCAACCGCTATTTCACCGACATCATGACCCACCTGGGCACCAGCATCATTCCGCGTACCCGGCTTAACTCGGCGCGCCTGGCCCATGATGACCAGCAGCACTACATGGGCCGCCTGAGCCGTGAGCACGAGGAAATCTACGACGCGATCGCCCGTCAGGATTCCGATGCTGCCCGCGCGGCGATGCGCCTGCATTTGACCAACAGCCGTGAGAGGCTGCGCCAGGCTCATGAAGAGGCGCAGGCGCAGCGAGGGTAA
- the kdgD gene encoding 5-dehydro-4-deoxyglucarate dehydratase, with protein sequence MNPQELKSILSAGLLSFPVTDFNAQGDFNRAGYIKRLEWLAPYGASALFAAGGTGEFFSLAASEYSEIIKTAVDTCATSVPILAGVGGSTRQAIEYAQEAERLGAKGLLLLPHYLTEASQDGVAAHVEAVCKSVNIGVVVYNRNVCRLNAPLLERLAERCPNLIGYKDGLGDIELMVSIRRRLGDRFSYLGGLPTAEVYAAAYKALGVPVYSSAVFNFIPKTAMDFYHAIAREDHATVGKIIDDFFLPYLDIRNRKAGYAVSIVKAGAKIAGYDAGPVRAPLTDLTGEEYDMLAALIDKQGAQ encoded by the coding sequence ATGAATCCACAAGAACTGAAGTCCATCCTCTCTGCCGGCCTGCTGTCGTTCCCGGTGACCGATTTCAACGCGCAAGGCGATTTCAACCGCGCGGGCTACATCAAACGCCTGGAATGGCTGGCTCCGTATGGCGCTTCGGCCCTGTTCGCAGCGGGCGGCACCGGTGAGTTCTTCTCCCTGGCCGCCAGCGAATACTCGGAAATCATCAAGACTGCCGTCGACACCTGCGCGACCAGCGTGCCAATCCTCGCCGGCGTGGGCGGTTCGACCCGTCAGGCCATCGAATACGCTCAGGAAGCCGAGCGTCTGGGCGCCAAAGGTCTGCTGCTGCTGCCGCACTACCTGACCGAAGCGAGCCAGGACGGCGTTGCCGCTCACGTTGAAGCCGTGTGTAAATCGGTGAACATCGGCGTGGTCGTCTACAACCGCAACGTTTGCCGCCTCAACGCGCCGCTGCTGGAACGTCTGGCCGAGCGCTGCCCGAACCTGATCGGTTACAAGGATGGCCTGGGCGATATCGAGTTGATGGTGTCGATCCGTCGCCGCCTCGGTGATCGTTTCAGCTACCTCGGTGGTCTGCCGACCGCTGAAGTCTACGCCGCGGCCTACAAGGCGCTGGGCGTGCCGGTCTACTCCTCGGCGGTGTTCAACTTCATCCCGAAAACCGCGATGGACTTCTACCACGCGATCGCCCGTGAAGATCACGCCACCGTTGGCAAGATCATCGATGACTTCTTCCTGCCGTACCTGGACATCCGCAACCGCAAGGCCGGTTACGCCGTGAGCATCGTCAAGGCCGGGGCGAAAATCGCCGGCTATGACGCAGGTCCGGTGCGTGCGCCGCTGACCGACCTGACCGGCGAAGAGTACGACATGCTCGCCGCGCTGATCGACAAGCAGGGCGCGCAGTAA
- a CDS encoding aldehyde dehydrogenase family protein: MTTAKRYDNYINGEWVAGADYSANINPSELSDNIGDYAKADLNQVNAAIDAARAAFPAYSTSGIQARHDSLDKVGTEILARREELGTLLAREEGKTLPEAIGEVTRAGNIFKFFAGECLRLSGDYVPSVRPGVNVEVTREALGVVGLITPWNFPIAIPAWKIAPALAYGNCVVLKPADLVPGCAWALAEIISRAGFPAGAFNLVMGSGRVVGEALVNSPKVDGISFTGSVGVGRQIAVNCVSRQAKVQLEMGGKNPQIILDDADLKQAVELSVQSAFYSTGQRCTASSRLIVTAGIHDKFVEAMAERMKSIKVGHALKAGTDIGPVVSQAQLEQDMKYIDIGQSEGARLVSGGGVVTCDTEGYFLAPTLFADSEASMRISREEIFGPVANVVRVADYEAALAMANDTEFGLSAGIATTSLKYANHFKRHSQAGMVMVNLPTAGVDYHVPFGGRKGSSYGSREQGRYAQEFYTVVKTSYIGS; encoded by the coding sequence GTGACAACAGCAAAACGCTACGACAACTACATCAACGGCGAGTGGGTCGCCGGTGCCGATTACTCGGCCAACATCAACCCGTCCGAATTGAGCGACAACATCGGCGACTACGCCAAGGCTGACCTGAATCAGGTCAACGCTGCCATCGACGCCGCCCGCGCGGCATTCCCGGCGTATTCCACTTCGGGCATTCAGGCCCGTCACGATTCGCTGGACAAGGTCGGCACCGAAATCCTCGCCCGTCGCGAAGAACTTGGCACGCTGCTGGCTCGCGAAGAAGGCAAGACCCTGCCGGAAGCCATCGGCGAAGTGACCCGCGCCGGCAACATCTTCAAGTTCTTCGCCGGCGAATGCCTGCGCCTGTCCGGTGACTACGTGCCGTCGGTACGCCCGGGCGTCAACGTTGAAGTCACTCGCGAAGCGCTGGGCGTGGTCGGCCTGATCACCCCGTGGAACTTCCCGATCGCCATTCCTGCCTGGAAAATCGCCCCGGCCCTGGCCTACGGCAACTGCGTGGTGCTCAAGCCTGCCGATCTGGTGCCGGGCTGCGCCTGGGCCCTGGCGGAAATCATCTCCCGCGCGGGCTTCCCGGCCGGTGCGTTCAACCTGGTAATGGGCAGCGGTCGCGTGGTTGGCGAGGCGTTGGTCAACAGCCCGAAAGTCGACGGCATCAGCTTCACCGGTTCGGTAGGCGTTGGTCGGCAGATCGCAGTCAACTGCGTTTCGCGCCAGGCCAAGGTGCAGCTGGAAATGGGCGGCAAGAACCCGCAGATCATTCTCGACGACGCCGACCTCAAGCAAGCCGTCGAGCTGTCGGTGCAGAGTGCGTTCTACTCCACCGGTCAGCGCTGCACGGCGTCGAGCCGTCTGATCGTGACCGCCGGCATCCACGACAAATTCGTCGAGGCCATGGCCGAACGCATGAAGTCGATCAAGGTCGGCCACGCCCTCAAAGCCGGCACCGACATTGGTCCGGTGGTGTCCCAGGCGCAGCTCGAACAGGACATGAAGTACATCGACATCGGCCAGTCCGAAGGTGCGCGTCTGGTCAGCGGCGGTGGTGTGGTGACCTGCGACACCGAAGGCTACTTCCTCGCGCCGACTTTGTTCGCCGACAGTGAAGCGTCGATGCGCATCAGCCGTGAAGAGATCTTCGGCCCGGTCGCCAACGTCGTGCGCGTGGCGGACTACGAAGCGGCATTGGCGATGGCCAACGACACCGAATTCGGTCTGTCCGCCGGCATCGCCACCACTTCATTGAAGTACGCCAACCACTTCAAGCGCCACTCCCAGGCCGGGATGGTAATGGTCAACCTGCCGACCGCCGGTGTCGATTACCACGTACCGTTCGGTGGCCGTAAAGGTTCGTCCTACGGCTCGCGCGAGCAGGGCCGCTATGCGCAAGAGTTCTACACAGTCGTGAAGACCAGTTACATCGGTTCCTGA
- a CDS encoding MFS transporter, which translates to MQSSKPTHVRYLILLMLFLVTTINYADRATIAIAGSSLQKDLGIDAVTLGYIFSAFGWAYVAGQIPGGWLLDRFGSKKVYALSIFTWSLFTVLQGFVGEFGMSTAVVALFMLRFLVGLAEAPSFPGNARIVAAWFPTAERGTASAIFNSAQYFATVLFAPLMGWIVYSFGWEHVFIVMGILGIVFSLVWLKVIYSPREHPRINDAEFKHIADNGGMVDMDQKGKKADGPKWDYIRQLLTNRMMLGVYLGQYCINGITYFFLTWFPVYLVQERGMTILKAGFIASLPAICGFIGGVLGGVISDYLLRKGHSLTFARKAPIIAGLLVSSSIVACNYVEVEWMVVGFMALAFFGKGVGALGWAVVSDTSPKQIAGLSGGLFNTFGNIASITTPIVIGYIISSTGSFKWALVFVGANALVAVFSYLVIVGPIKRVVLKEPPAKGGNEATGNLSQAHS; encoded by the coding sequence ATGCAATCGTCCAAGCCGACTCACGTCCGCTATTTGATCCTGCTCATGCTGTTTCTGGTGACCACGATCAACTACGCCGACCGTGCCACGATCGCCATTGCCGGCTCCAGCCTGCAAAAGGATCTGGGCATCGACGCCGTTACCCTCGGCTACATCTTCTCCGCATTCGGTTGGGCCTACGTGGCCGGGCAAATCCCCGGTGGCTGGCTGCTCGATCGCTTCGGCTCGAAAAAAGTCTATGCGCTGAGCATTTTCACCTGGTCGCTGTTCACCGTGCTGCAAGGCTTTGTCGGTGAATTCGGCATGTCCACCGCGGTGGTTGCGCTGTTCATGCTGCGTTTCCTTGTGGGCCTGGCCGAAGCGCCATCGTTCCCTGGCAATGCGCGCATTGTTGCCGCGTGGTTCCCGACCGCTGAACGCGGCACCGCCTCGGCGATCTTCAACTCGGCGCAGTACTTCGCCACCGTGTTGTTCGCGCCGCTGATGGGCTGGATCGTCTACAGCTTCGGCTGGGAGCACGTGTTCATCGTCATGGGGATCCTCGGTATCGTGTTCTCGCTGGTCTGGCTGAAAGTGATCTACAGCCCGCGCGAGCATCCACGCATCAATGACGCCGAGTTCAAGCACATCGCCGACAACGGCGGCATGGTCGACATGGACCAGAAGGGCAAGAAGGCCGACGGTCCGAAGTGGGATTACATCCGTCAGTTGCTGACCAACCGCATGATGCTCGGCGTGTATCTGGGCCAGTACTGCATCAACGGCATCACGTATTTCTTCCTGACCTGGTTCCCGGTGTATCTGGTGCAAGAGCGTGGCATGACCATTCTCAAGGCTGGTTTCATCGCTTCGTTGCCAGCGATCTGCGGCTTCATCGGTGGGGTGCTCGGTGGGGTGATTTCCGATTACCTGTTGCGCAAGGGCCACTCGCTGACCTTCGCCCGCAAGGCACCGATCATTGCCGGTCTGCTGGTGTCGAGCAGCATCGTGGCGTGCAACTATGTCGAAGTGGAATGGATGGTCGTTGGCTTCATGGCCCTGGCATTCTTCGGCAAAGGCGTGGGCGCACTGGGCTGGGCGGTGGTGTCCGACACCTCGCCGAAGCAGATCGCCGGTTTGAGTGGCGGCCTGTTCAACACCTTTGGCAACATCGCTTCGATCACCACCCCGATCGTGATTGGCTACATCATCAGCTCTACCGGTTCGTTCAAATGGGCGCTGGTGTTTGTGGGTGCCAACGCACTGGTCGCGGTGTTCAGTTATCTGGTGATCGTCGGCCCGATCAAGCGTGTGGTCCTCAAAGAGCCGCCTGCCAAGGGCGGTAATGAAGCCACCGGCAATTTGTCTCAAGCGCATTCCTGA
- the garD gene encoding galactarate dehydratase yields MQLIEHSDSPRYIRLHERDNVVVVVNDQGVPAGTEFADGLVTVDFVPQSHKVTLEDIPEGGAVIRYGQIIGYALQPIRRGSWVKEDQLRMPTAPPLDSLPLSTDVPDAQAPLEGFTFEGYRNADGTVGTRNILGITTTVQCVTGVLDHAVKRIKEELLPKYPHVDDVVALTHSYGCGVAITATDAYIPIRTVRNLARNPNLGGEALVISLGCEKLQAGQVMHEDDASVDLSDPWLYRLQDSSHGFTEMIEQIMELAEVRLKKLDQRRRETVPASELILGMQCGGSDAFSGITANPALGFASDLLLRAGATVMFSEVTEVRDAIYLLTSRAQTQAVAEELVREMDWYDRYLAKGEADRSANTTPGNKKGGLSNIVEKSLGSIVKSGSSAINGVLGPGERFKQKGLIFCATPASDFVCGTLQLAAGMNLHVFTTGRGTPYGLAMAPVVKVSTRTELAQRWPDLIDIDAGRIATGRATIEELGWELFHYYLDVASGKQQTWAEKHKLHNDITLFNPAPIT; encoded by the coding sequence ATGCAGTTGATTGAACATTCCGACTCGCCGCGCTACATCCGCCTGCACGAGCGGGACAATGTTGTAGTGGTGGTCAACGACCAGGGCGTACCGGCCGGCACTGAATTTGCCGATGGTCTGGTGACGGTGGATTTCGTTCCGCAGAGCCACAAGGTCACCCTGGAAGACATTCCCGAGGGCGGCGCGGTGATTCGTTACGGGCAGATCATCGGTTATGCCTTGCAGCCGATCCGTCGCGGCAGTTGGGTCAAGGAAGATCAACTGCGCATGCCGACCGCACCTCCGCTGGACAGCCTGCCGCTGTCCACCGACGTGCCGGACGCGCAGGCTCCACTGGAAGGCTTCACCTTCGAGGGTTATCGCAACGCCGACGGCACCGTCGGCACGCGCAACATTCTCGGCATCACTACGACCGTGCAGTGCGTCACCGGCGTGCTCGATCATGCGGTGAAAAGGATCAAGGAAGAGCTGCTGCCCAAGTACCCTCACGTCGATGACGTGGTGGCACTGACCCACAGCTACGGCTGCGGCGTGGCGATCACCGCCACCGACGCCTACATTCCGATCCGCACCGTGCGCAATCTGGCGCGCAACCCGAACCTGGGCGGCGAGGCACTGGTGATCAGCCTGGGCTGCGAGAAATTGCAGGCCGGACAGGTGATGCACGAGGACGATGCGTCGGTCGATCTCAGCGACCCGTGGTTGTATCGCTTGCAGGACTCCAGCCACGGCTTCACTGAAATGATCGAGCAGATCATGGAACTGGCCGAGGTCCGTTTAAAGAAGCTCGACCAGCGCCGCCGTGAAACCGTGCCGGCGTCCGAGCTGATTCTGGGCATGCAGTGCGGCGGCAGCGATGCCTTCTCCGGCATCACCGCCAACCCGGCGCTGGGTTTTGCCTCGGATCTGCTGCTGCGTGCCGGGGCGACGGTGATGTTTTCCGAAGTCACCGAAGTGCGCGACGCGATCTACCTGCTGACCTCTCGCGCACAAACGCAAGCCGTGGCTGAAGAGCTGGTGCGCGAAATGGACTGGTACGACCGTTACCTGGCCAAGGGCGAGGCCGATCGCAGTGCCAACACCACGCCGGGCAACAAGAAGGGCGGCTTGTCGAACATTGTCGAGAAGTCGCTGGGTTCGATCGTCAAGTCGGGCAGCAGCGCGATCAACGGCGTGCTCGGCCCGGGCGAGCGCTTCAAGCAGAAGGGTTTGATTTTCTGTGCGACACCGGCCAGCGATTTTGTCTGCGGCACCTTGCAACTGGCGGCGGGGATGAACCTGCATGTGTTCACCACCGGGCGTGGCACGCCTTACGGGCTGGCGATGGCGCCAGTGGTCAAGGTCTCGACGCGAACCGAACTGGCGCAGCGCTGGCCGGATCTGATCGACATCGATGCCGGGCGCATTGCTACCGGACGCGCGACCATCGAGGAGTTGGGTTGGGAGCTGTTTCACTACTATCTGGATGTCGCGAGCGGCAAGCAACAGACCTGGGCGGAGAAGCACAAGCTGCATAACGACATCACCTTGTTCAACCCGGCGCCGATTACCTGA
- a CDS encoding AEC family transporter: protein MLAIFLETLNITAPVFAMLFLGVLLKRIDWINDNFIHTASSLVFNVTMPALLFLGILHADLHAALQPSLLIYFSLATLVSFAVAWGWAIFRCPREDRGIYTQGAFRGNNGVIGLALAASMYGDYGISLGAILAALVILFYNTLSTIVLAVYSPVIKSDPWSICKSVFSNPLIISVIAAAPFAYFKIALPGWLETSGQYLAQTTLPLALICIGGTLSLAALRKSGKMALSSSLVKMVGLPVLATLGAWLWGFRGAELGILFLYFGSPTAAASFVMARAAQGNHELAAAIIVMTTLMAAITTNIGIFVLQWGGWI from the coding sequence ATGCTGGCAATCTTCCTCGAAACCCTGAACATCACCGCGCCGGTATTTGCCATGCTGTTTCTCGGTGTGCTGCTCAAGCGCATCGACTGGATCAACGACAACTTCATTCACACCGCCTCCTCGCTGGTGTTCAACGTGACCATGCCGGCGCTGCTGTTTCTCGGCATCCTGCATGCGGACCTGCACGCCGCCCTGCAACCGTCTCTGCTGATCTACTTCTCCCTCGCCACCCTGGTGAGCTTTGCCGTGGCCTGGGGCTGGGCGATTTTCCGTTGTCCGCGGGAAGATCGCGGCATCTACACCCAAGGCGCGTTTCGCGGCAACAACGGCGTGATCGGTCTGGCCCTCGCGGCGAGCATGTACGGTGACTACGGGATTTCCCTCGGCGCTATTCTCGCGGCGCTGGTGATCCTGTTTTACAACACCCTGTCGACCATCGTCCTGGCGGTCTACAGCCCGGTGATCAAGTCCGATCCGTGGAGCATCTGCAAAAGCGTGTTCAGCAACCCGCTGATCATCAGCGTGATCGCCGCGGCGCCCTTTGCCTATTTCAAGATCGCCTTGCCGGGTTGGCTGGAGACGTCGGGTCAGTATCTGGCGCAGACCACATTACCGCTGGCGCTGATCTGCATCGGTGGCACGCTGTCGCTGGCGGCGTTGCGCAAGAGCGGCAAGATGGCGCTCAGTTCCAGTCTGGTGAAAATGGTCGGCTTGCCCGTGCTGGCGACGCTGGGCGCGTGGCTATGGGGCTTTCGCGGGGCGGAGCTGGGGATTCTGTTTCTGTACTTTGGCAGCCCGACGGCCGCGGCGAGTTTCGTCATGGCGCGGGCGGCGCAGGGCAATCATGAACTGGCGGCGGCGATTATCGTAATGACCACATTGATGGCGGCGATCACGACCAATATCGGGATCTTTGTGTTGCAGTGGGGTGGGTGGATCTGA
- a CDS encoding carboxymuconolactone decarboxylase family protein, with amino-acid sequence MTESKQSGVEIRRQVMGDAFVDRALGNATEFTQPLQDFVNEHAWGGVWNREGLPLKTRSLITLAALTALKCPQELKGHVRGALNNGCTVEEIREALLHCAVYAGVPAAIDAFRAAQEVIDTYQKPE; translated from the coding sequence ATGACCGAATCGAAGCAGTCCGGGGTTGAAATCCGCCGTCAGGTAATGGGCGACGCGTTCGTTGATCGCGCGCTGGGCAACGCCACCGAGTTCACCCAGCCGTTGCAGGATTTCGTCAATGAACACGCCTGGGGCGGGGTGTGGAATCGTGAAGGCTTGCCGCTGAAAACCCGCAGCCTGATCACCCTCGCCGCGCTGACCGCACTCAAGTGTCCGCAAGAGCTGAAGGGCCATGTGCGCGGCGCGCTGAACAATGGCTGCACGGTGGAGGAGATTCGTGAAGCGCTGCTGCATTGTGCGGTGTATGCCGGCGTGCCGGCAGCGATTGACGCGTTTCGTGCGGCGCAGGAAGTGATTGATACCTACCAAAAACCGGAATGA
- a CDS encoding calcium/sodium antiporter yields the protein MIELLAGLCLLIFGAELMVRAAVRLAARLHVRPLIIGLTIVALGSSAPQMAVSLQAALAHNPDIAVGSVVGSSIFNILVTLGLSALIIPLRVSRQLVRLDIPLMIGASLLVFLLAWNKEIGRFDGILLLAALALYLGLLLRQSRHSTRPHSEQPDVAQASWFGSLLMISVGLAMLVFAGHLLLGAAVVVATDLGFSERVIGLTVVAVGTSLPELATSLIAALRGQRDIAVGNVIGANLFNLLGVLGLTALIAPTPLSVSPNALDFDLPVMLGVAALCLPVFYSGYRVTRAEGLLLLGLYLVYGLHVVSFTTGMPLAGRLERLMLFYVLPPLLMFLLFTSIRAWRRQHHKKDMP from the coding sequence CTGATCGAACTGCTCGCCGGCCTGTGCCTGCTGATCTTCGGTGCCGAACTGATGGTGCGCGCGGCGGTGCGTCTGGCGGCACGTCTGCATGTACGCCCGCTGATCATCGGCCTGACCATCGTCGCCCTCGGCAGCAGCGCACCGCAAATGGCCGTCAGCCTGCAGGCAGCGCTGGCGCACAACCCGGACATCGCCGTCGGCAGCGTGGTCGGCAGCAGCATCTTCAATATCCTCGTCACGCTCGGACTGTCGGCGCTGATCATTCCGCTGCGCGTTTCGCGGCAACTGGTGCGACTTGATATTCCGCTGATGATCGGCGCCAGCCTGCTGGTGTTTCTGTTGGCCTGGAACAAAGAGATCGGCCGCTTCGACGGCATCTTGTTGCTTGCCGCTTTGGCGCTCTACCTCGGTCTGCTGTTGCGTCAGTCACGTCACTCGACACGGCCGCATTCCGAGCAACCTGACGTCGCCCAGGCGTCGTGGTTCGGCAGTTTGCTGATGATCAGCGTCGGGCTGGCGATGCTGGTGTTTGCCGGGCATCTGTTGCTGGGCGCCGCGGTTGTGGTCGCCACCGATCTGGGTTTCTCCGAACGGGTGATCGGCCTGACTGTGGTCGCGGTCGGTACCTCATTGCCGGAACTGGCCACCTCATTGATCGCCGCATTGCGCGGGCAACGCGATATCGCCGTCGGCAACGTGATCGGCGCCAACCTGTTCAACCTGCTCGGCGTGCTGGGCCTCACCGCGCTGATCGCACCGACGCCGTTGTCGGTCTCGCCGAATGCGCTGGATTTCGATTTGCCGGTAATGCTCGGGGTCGCGGCGCTGTGCCTGCCGGTGTTCTACTCCGGCTACCGCGTGACCCGCGCCGAAGGTTTGCTGTTGCTCGGTTTGTATCTGGTCTACGGGCTGCATGTGGTGTCGTTCACCACCGGCATGCCGTTGGCCGGCCGGCTCGAGCGACTGATGCTGTTTTACGTCTTGCCGCCGCTGTTGATGTTTTTGTTGTTCACGTCGATACGCGCCTGGCGCCGCCAACATCACAAGAAGGATATGCCATGA
- a CDS encoding septal ring lytic transglycosylase RlpA family protein produces the protein MKRLFLSSALLSLLAGCASTDTIDPHGYDQSGVASYYGARHHGKRTASGEAFNQHSLTAAHRQLPFGTRVKVTNLKNDESVVVRINDRGPHTRGRLIDLSREAAEEIGMLRSGTARVRVQALD, from the coding sequence ATGAAGCGTCTGTTCCTGAGCAGCGCCCTGCTCTCCCTGCTGGCCGGTTGCGCCAGCACCGACACCATCGACCCGCACGGTTACGACCAGAGCGGCGTCGCCTCCTATTACGGAGCCAGACACCACGGTAAACGCACCGCCAGCGGCGAAGCGTTCAACCAGCATTCCCTGACTGCCGCCCACCGCCAATTGCCCTTCGGCACGCGGGTAAAAGTCACCAATTTGAAAAACGATGAATCGGTGGTGGTCCGCATCAATGACCGCGGCCCGCACACCCGTGGCCGGCTGATCGATCTGTCGCGCGAGGCCGCCGAAGAAATCGGTATGCTGCGCAGCGGCACCGCGCGGGTTCGCGTACAGGCCCTCGATTAA